From the genome of Azospira restricta, one region includes:
- a CDS encoding monovalent cation:proton antiporter family protein, with the protein MNTLQLSLLLLGASVLAVILFRRANLPPVLGYLLVGTAIGPHALNLMANASGAAHLAEFGVVFLMFSIGLEFSLTKLHAMRRIVFGLGLLQVTVTLLLTALICLFFGIGWQGGVALGGVLAMSSTAVLTKLLTDRMELDAKHGREVMGVLLFQDLAVVPLLILIPAFTRPPEQMAMMLGVAVLKAAAVLALVLYFGQRLMRRWFFIVARGKSAELFMLNVLLITLGLAYLTELAGLSLALGAFVAGMLISETEYRYQVEEDIKPFRDVLMGLFFVTIGMLLDARLVFANLPLVLGVLVALLVCKFAIVGGLSRLLGAAPGTAIRSGLWLCAGGEFGFVLLAEIKGFNLVPALAAQAVLAALVLSMLIAPIIVHYADRIALRFAASEWLLRSMELTNIFAQSMGTEQHAIICGFGRSGQTLARFMAQEGVGYMALDLDPERVREAAAAGENVVFGDASRRETLLAAGVKRASVLVISFADTRAAERILHLVHELKPDLPVVVRTYDDAEMERLRAAGAAEVVPESLEASMMLASHALVLIGVPINRVLKRVREMRAGQYQLLRGFFHGQTDRDEDVHDSDAVRLHSVTLAPGARAVGCSLAEMALADLDVVVSAVRRRNIRAVEPSDELRFQEGDVVVLFGRPDGLAVAEERLLKG; encoded by the coding sequence ATGAATACCCTGCAGCTGTCCCTCCTGTTGCTCGGTGCGTCCGTCCTCGCGGTGATCCTGTTCCGGCGTGCCAACCTGCCGCCGGTGCTCGGCTACCTGCTGGTCGGCACCGCCATCGGCCCGCACGCGCTGAACCTGATGGCCAATGCCAGTGGCGCTGCGCACCTCGCCGAGTTCGGCGTCGTCTTCCTGATGTTCTCGATCGGGCTGGAGTTCTCGCTGACCAAGCTGCATGCGATGCGGCGCATCGTCTTCGGCCTCGGTCTGCTGCAGGTGACGGTGACGCTGCTGCTGACGGCGCTGATCTGTCTTTTCTTCGGCATCGGCTGGCAGGGCGGCGTCGCGCTCGGCGGCGTGCTGGCGATGTCGTCGACGGCGGTGCTGACCAAGCTGCTCACCGACCGCATGGAGCTGGACGCCAAGCACGGCCGCGAGGTGATGGGCGTGCTGCTGTTCCAGGATCTCGCGGTGGTGCCGCTGCTGATCCTGATTCCCGCCTTCACCCGCCCGCCGGAACAGATGGCGATGATGCTCGGCGTCGCCGTGCTCAAGGCCGCCGCGGTGCTGGCGCTGGTGCTCTATTTCGGGCAGCGGCTGATGCGCAGGTGGTTCTTCATCGTCGCCCGCGGCAAGTCGGCCGAGCTGTTCATGCTCAACGTGCTGCTGATCACGCTCGGACTGGCCTACCTGACCGAGCTCGCCGGCCTGTCGCTGGCGCTCGGCGCCTTCGTCGCCGGCATGCTGATCTCGGAGACCGAGTACCGCTACCAGGTCGAGGAGGACATCAAGCCGTTCCGCGACGTGCTGATGGGACTGTTCTTCGTCACCATCGGCATGCTGCTCGACGCCCGCCTCGTCTTCGCCAACCTGCCGCTGGTGCTCGGCGTCCTCGTCGCCCTGCTCGTCTGCAAGTTCGCCATCGTCGGCGGGCTGTCGCGCCTGCTCGGCGCCGCGCCCGGGACGGCGATCCGCAGCGGCCTGTGGCTGTGCGCCGGCGGCGAGTTCGGCTTCGTCCTGCTCGCCGAGATCAAGGGCTTCAACCTGGTGCCGGCGCTTGCCGCGCAGGCGGTGCTGGCGGCGCTGGTACTGTCGATGCTGATCGCGCCGATCATCGTCCACTACGCCGACCGCATCGCGCTGCGCTTCGCCGCCAGCGAGTGGCTGCTGCGCTCGATGGAGCTGACCAACATCTTCGCGCAGAGCATGGGCACCGAGCAGCACGCCATCATCTGCGGCTTCGGGCGCAGCGGCCAGACGCTGGCCCGCTTCATGGCGCAGGAAGGCGTCGGCTACATGGCGCTGGACCTCGACCCGGAGCGCGTCCGCGAGGCGGCGGCGGCCGGCGAGAACGTCGTCTTCGGCGACGCCAGCCGGCGCGAAACCCTGCTCGCGGCGGGGGTCAAGCGCGCCAGCGTGCTGGTCATCAGCTTTGCCGATACCCGTGCCGCCGAGCGCATCCTGCATCTGGTGCACGAACTGAAGCCCGACCTGCCGGTGGTCGTGCGCACCTACGACGATGCCGAGATGGAGCGCCTGCGTGCCGCCGGTGCCGCCGAAGTGGTGCCGGAATCGCTGGAGGCCAGCATGATGCTCGCCTCGCATGCGCTGGTGCTGATCGGCGTGCCGATCAACCGCGTGCTGAAGCGCGTGCGCGAGATGCGCGCCGGCCAGTACCAGCTGCTGCGCGGCTTCTTCCACGGCCAGACCGACCGCGACGAGGACGTGCACGACAGCGACGCGGTGCGCCTGCATTCGGTGACGCTGGCGCCCGGCGCGCGCGCGGTCGGGTGCTCGCTCGCCGAGATGGCGCTGGCCGACCTCGACGTCGTCGTCAGCGCGGTCCGCCGGCGCAACATCCGGGCGGTCGAGCCGTCCGACGAACTGCGTTTCCAGGAGGGCGACGTGGTCGTCCTGTTCGGGCGGCCGGACGGCCTGGCAGTGGCCGAGGAGCGGCTGCTGAAAGGCTGA
- a CDS encoding prepilin-type N-terminal cleavage/methylation domain-containing protein, with amino-acid sequence MKTDASGFTLVEIAIVLVIIGLLLGGVLKGQELVNSAKVKNHVGDFKAVPLFIYGYQDKYKALPGDDRAAATHVGAGATLVPTAATLGNGRIDGNFNSEAKSDESLAFWQQVRLANLAAGATDFSDAAIAASVPRNADGGRIGVQSAVPIAGMAGTYFVCSDGIPGRIAKQIDTTMDDGNTATGSVRVGAHGYAGTMLAALPLTGSGAVVDDAPYTVCAAF; translated from the coding sequence ATGAAAACCGATGCATCGGGCTTCACGCTCGTCGAAATCGCCATCGTGCTGGTCATCATCGGCCTGCTGCTCGGCGGCGTACTGAAAGGCCAGGAGCTGGTGAACAGCGCAAAGGTGAAGAACCACGTCGGCGACTTCAAGGCCGTCCCGCTGTTCATCTACGGCTACCAGGACAAATACAAGGCCCTGCCCGGCGACGACCGGGCGGCGGCGACGCACGTCGGCGCCGGCGCGACGCTGGTGCCCACCGCTGCGACGCTCGGCAACGGCCGCATCGACGGAAACTTCAATTCGGAGGCGAAAAGCGACGAATCGCTGGCCTTCTGGCAACAGGTCCGCCTGGCGAACCTGGCGGCGGGCGCCACCGACTTCTCGGACGCGGCGATCGCCGCGTCGGTGCCGCGCAATGCCGACGGCGGACGCATCGGCGTGCAGAGCGCCGTGCCGATCGCCGGCATGGCCGGCACCTACTTCGTCTGCTCCGACGGCATCCCGGGCCGCATCGCCAAGCAGATCGACACCACGATGGACGACGGCAACACCGCCACCGGCTCGGTCCGCGTCGGCGCCCACGGCTACGCGGGAACGATGCTCGCCGCGCTACCGCTGACCGGCAGCGGCGCGGTCGTCGACGACGCCCCCTATACCGTCTGCGCCGCCTTCTGA
- the ispB gene encoding octaprenyl diphosphate synthase yields MNLEQLYALIGPDMQAVDAVIRQRLHSDVVLVRQVAEYIIQSGGKRLRPALVLLSAGAVDYRGTHHHDLAAVVEFIHTATLLHDDVVDESALRRGRDTANAMFGNAASVLVGDFLYSRAFQMMVAVDDMRVMRVLSDATNVIAEGEVLQLMNCHDADVDQARYLQVIRYKTAKLFEAAAQLGAILGRAAPEIEAGLAAYGMHLGTAFQIIDDVLDYSGAEAETGKHLGDDLAEGKPTLPLIHVMQHGTPEQAALVRNAIEQGGRDDFAAVLAAVRASGALEQARKAAEGEAALATAAISSLPPSQYKESLLQLSAFAVSRSF; encoded by the coding sequence GTGAATCTCGAACAACTCTACGCCCTGATCGGCCCGGACATGCAGGCGGTCGATGCCGTGATCCGGCAGCGCCTGCATTCCGACGTGGTGCTCGTGCGCCAGGTCGCGGAATACATCATCCAGAGCGGCGGCAAGCGGCTGCGGCCGGCGTTGGTGCTGCTGTCGGCGGGCGCGGTCGATTATCGCGGCACGCACCACCACGATCTGGCGGCGGTGGTCGAGTTCATCCATACCGCGACGCTGCTGCACGACGACGTCGTCGACGAATCGGCGCTGCGCCGCGGCCGAGACACGGCGAACGCGATGTTCGGCAACGCCGCCAGCGTGCTTGTCGGCGACTTCCTCTATTCGCGCGCCTTCCAGATGATGGTCGCGGTCGACGACATGCGCGTGATGCGCGTGCTCTCGGATGCGACCAACGTCATCGCCGAAGGCGAGGTGCTGCAGCTGATGAACTGCCACGACGCCGACGTCGACCAGGCGCGCTACCTGCAGGTGATCCGCTACAAGACGGCGAAGCTGTTCGAGGCGGCGGCGCAGCTCGGCGCGATCCTCGGCCGGGCCGCGCCGGAAATCGAAGCCGGGCTGGCCGCCTACGGCATGCACCTCGGCACCGCCTTCCAGATCATCGACGACGTGCTCGACTACTCGGGCGCCGAGGCGGAAACCGGCAAGCATCTCGGCGACGACCTCGCCGAAGGCAAGCCGACGCTGCCGCTGATCCACGTCATGCAGCACGGCACGCCGGAACAGGCGGCGCTGGTGCGCAACGCGATCGAGCAGGGCGGGCGCGACGACTTCGCCGCGGTGCTGGCGGCGGTGCGCGCGAGCGGTGCGCTGGAGCAGGCGCGCAAGGCGGCCGAAGGCGAGGCGGCGCTGGCGACGGCAGCAATTTCTTCGCTACCCCCTTCACAGTACAAAGAGTCGCTGCTACAATTATCAGCTTTCGCGGTATCCCGAAGTTTCTGA
- a CDS encoding PP0621 family protein, producing the protein MGKLILLLILAAIVWWLWRKLQAPARDAPPQASRPAESMVSCAHCGVNQPRSECVESGGRLYCCEAHRRAAEAGHGER; encoded by the coding sequence ATGGGCAAGCTGATTCTGTTGTTGATCCTGGCGGCGATCGTCTGGTGGCTGTGGCGCAAACTGCAGGCGCCGGCGCGTGATGCGCCGCCGCAGGCCTCCCGCCCCGCCGAGTCGATGGTCAGCTGCGCCCACTGCGGCGTCAACCAGCCGCGTAGCGAATGCGTCGAGAGCGGCGGCCGTCTCTATTGCTGCGAGGCGCACCGCCGCGCGGCGGAAGCCGGTCACGGAGAGCGCTAG
- a CDS encoding two-component system sensor histidine kinase NtrB — protein sequence MTTRFAAEDSALWDTHWKSLRYFNLYRFVLAALLFVAAAGTPLQGAVFVAAVSKWHVALTGGYLLLTLLSVMSLHRVRRHFNIQLTAQVLLDVFVLTALMYAGGGLRSGFGWLLLVSLAGAGLVGQGRLVLFFAAVATLAVLVSEFFLALRNEFDSVGFFQAGLLSLGFFATAISGRLLARRVLANEELARQRGVALRNQMLVSQRVIEEMQDGILVVSQDALVRQHNPRAEALLGVSDGSASALAMYSPALADSFRAWQAGATAEPEPFRVAPSGLTLRARFVPTESSEHDVLVFLEDMGRVQQRAQQLKLAALGRLTANIAHEIRNPLSAISHAGELLLEELRGSAQERLLTIVRDNTQRLDRIVRDVLELGRRDRAHPEAIDLAQLLPLFREEFAVKEQIDPEVVSLDLGAGGVVCFDRSHLHQVLWNLMGNALRHSRRQAGSLTLRLRRGRGVAGVELHVVDDGAGVPDELREHVFEPFFTTHSRGTGLGLYIARELCEANGARLELLDNSPGAHFRITGGGCSECQ from the coding sequence ATGACGACGCGCTTCGCGGCCGAGGATTCGGCGCTCTGGGATACGCACTGGAAGTCGCTCCGCTACTTCAACCTGTACCGCTTCGTCCTTGCCGCGCTGCTGTTCGTCGCCGCCGCCGGCACGCCGCTGCAGGGGGCCGTCTTCGTCGCCGCCGTCTCCAAGTGGCACGTCGCGCTGACCGGCGGCTACCTGCTGCTGACCCTGCTGTCGGTGATGTCGCTGCACCGCGTCCGCCGCCACTTCAACATCCAGCTGACGGCGCAGGTGCTGCTCGACGTCTTCGTGCTGACCGCGCTGATGTACGCCGGCGGCGGCCTGCGCAGCGGCTTCGGCTGGCTGCTGCTGGTATCGCTGGCCGGTGCCGGCCTGGTCGGGCAGGGGCGGCTGGTGCTCTTCTTCGCCGCCGTCGCGACGCTCGCGGTTCTCGTCTCCGAATTCTTCCTGGCACTGCGCAACGAGTTCGATTCGGTCGGCTTCTTCCAGGCCGGCCTGCTTTCGCTCGGCTTTTTCGCGACGGCGATTTCCGGCCGGCTGCTGGCGCGGCGCGTGCTCGCCAACGAGGAACTGGCCAGGCAGCGCGGGGTGGCGCTGCGCAACCAGATGCTGGTCAGCCAGCGCGTGATCGAGGAGATGCAGGACGGCATCCTGGTCGTCAGCCAGGATGCGCTGGTGCGCCAGCACAACCCGCGCGCCGAGGCGCTGCTCGGCGTGAGCGATGGCTCGGCGAGCGCCCTGGCGATGTATTCGCCGGCGCTCGCCGACAGCTTCCGCGCCTGGCAGGCCGGCGCGACCGCGGAGCCGGAGCCGTTCCGCGTCGCGCCGAGCGGACTGACCTTGCGCGCCCGTTTCGTCCCCACCGAAAGCAGCGAGCACGACGTGCTCGTCTTCCTCGAGGACATGGGGCGCGTCCAGCAGCGCGCGCAGCAGCTCAAGCTCGCCGCCCTCGGCCGCCTGACGGCGAACATCGCGCACGAGATCCGCAATCCGCTGTCGGCGATCAGCCATGCCGGCGAGCTGCTGCTCGAGGAGCTGCGCGGCAGTGCGCAGGAGCGCCTGCTGACCATCGTGCGCGACAATACGCAGCGTCTCGACCGCATCGTGCGCGACGTGCTCGAGCTGGGGCGGCGCGACCGGGCGCATCCGGAGGCGATCGATCTCGCCCAGCTGCTGCCGCTGTTCCGCGAGGAGTTCGCGGTCAAGGAGCAGATCGACCCGGAGGTGGTCTCCCTCGATCTGGGGGCCGGCGGCGTGGTCTGCTTCGACCGCTCGCACCTGCACCAGGTGCTGTGGAACCTGATGGGCAACGCCCTGCGCCACTCGCGGCGACAGGCCGGCAGCCTGACGCTGCGTCTCCGCCGGGGGCGCGGCGTGGCCGGCGTCGAGCTGCACGTCGTCGACGACGGCGCGGGCGTTCCGGACGAGCTGCGCGAGCATGTGTTCGAGCCTTTCTTCACCACGCATTCGCGCGGAACCGGGCTCGGCTTGTATATTGCACGCGAACTGTGCGAAGCCAACGGTGCCCGGCTGGAGCTGCTGGACAATTCGCCGGGGGCGCATTTCCGGATCACGGGGGGAGGGTGCAGTGAGTGTCAATAG
- a CDS encoding sigma-54-dependent transcriptional regulator, producing the protein MSVNRNERRVRGDLSRVLVVDDEADIRELLDLTLSRMGLAADCAGSVAEARQCLERERYQLCLTDMRLPDGEGLEVVRLVAERSPETPVAVITAFGSTENAVAALKAGAFDYLAKPVALDQLRTLVKSALNLPAAAAGKAEQQLIGESAAIAQVRELIDKLARSQAPVYISGESGSGKELAARLIHSRSTRAQGAFVPVNCGAIPETLVESEFFGYRKGAFTGADADREGFFQAADGGTLFLDEVADLPLAMQVKLLRAIQEKRVRKVGSTVEEPVDVRLISATHRNLRECVEAGVFRQDLYYRLNVIELRMPPLRERQEDIPELVQAILARIAGAGVSVSEGALQALCGYVFPGNVRELENILERATALSAGSEIDVVDLQLAPEEGEGVPASRVGETLDDTLNRVERAAILDALAKTGGNRTAAARLLGVTFRSLRYRIERLGIDE; encoded by the coding sequence GTGAGTGTCAATAGGAACGAACGGCGCGTGCGCGGGGATCTGTCGCGGGTACTGGTGGTCGACGACGAGGCCGACATCCGCGAACTGCTCGACCTGACGCTGTCGCGCATGGGGCTGGCGGCCGACTGCGCGGGCTCGGTCGCCGAGGCGCGCCAGTGCCTGGAACGCGAACGCTACCAGCTGTGCCTGACCGACATGCGCCTGCCGGACGGCGAGGGGCTGGAGGTCGTGCGGCTGGTCGCCGAGCGCTCGCCGGAGACGCCGGTGGCCGTGATCACCGCCTTCGGCAGCACCGAGAATGCCGTGGCCGCACTCAAGGCCGGCGCCTTCGACTATCTGGCGAAACCGGTCGCACTCGACCAGCTGCGCACGCTGGTGAAATCGGCGCTCAATCTGCCGGCGGCCGCCGCCGGCAAGGCGGAGCAGCAGCTGATCGGGGAGTCCGCGGCGATCGCGCAGGTGCGCGAGCTGATCGACAAGCTGGCGCGCAGCCAGGCGCCGGTCTACATCTCCGGCGAGTCGGGCAGCGGCAAGGAACTTGCCGCGCGCCTGATCCATTCCCGCAGCACGCGGGCGCAGGGCGCCTTCGTGCCGGTGAACTGCGGCGCAATTCCCGAGACCCTGGTCGAGAGCGAGTTCTTCGGCTACCGCAAGGGCGCCTTCACCGGCGCCGATGCCGACCGCGAGGGCTTCTTCCAGGCGGCCGACGGCGGTACGCTGTTCCTCGACGAGGTGGCCGACCTGCCGCTGGCGATGCAGGTGAAGCTGTTGCGCGCGATCCAGGAGAAGCGGGTGCGCAAGGTCGGCAGCACGGTCGAGGAGCCGGTCGACGTGCGCCTCATTTCCGCGACGCACCGCAACCTGCGCGAATGCGTCGAGGCCGGTGTCTTCCGCCAGGATCTCTACTACCGGCTCAACGTCATCGAGCTGCGCATGCCGCCGCTGCGCGAGCGCCAGGAAGACATTCCCGAGCTGGTGCAGGCGATCCTCGCGCGTATCGCCGGTGCCGGCGTCTCGGTCAGCGAGGGGGCGCTGCAGGCGCTGTGCGGCTACGTCTTCCCGGGCAACGTGCGCGAACTGGAGAACATCCTCGAGCGCGCGACCGCACTCTCGGCGGGGAGCGAGATCGACGTCGTCGACCTGCAGCTGGCACCGGAAGAGGGTGAGGGCGTGCCGGCGTCGCGCGTCGGCGAGACCCTCGACGACACGCTCAACCGGGTCGAGCGGGCGGCGATTCTCGACGCACTGGCGAAGACCGGCGGCAACCGCACCGCGGCGGCGCGGCTGCTCGGCGTCACCTTCCGCTCGCTGCGCTATCGCATCGAGCGCCTCGGCATCGACGAATGA
- the ampD gene encoding 1,6-anhydro-N-acetylmuramyl-L-alanine amidase AmpD, which yields MSHGRIDGVGWLTSARREPSPNFDARPAAEKPTLLVVHAISLPPGEFGSDDILDLFANRLDASRHPYFAGIRDLRVSAHFLIRRDGELIQFVSCDDRAWHAGVSCWRGRERCNDFSIGVELEGCDELPFESAQYERLCELVAILGRAYPLRDIAGHSEIAPGRKTDPGPCFDWSRLSALPLSRAR from the coding sequence ATGAGCCACGGACGGATCGATGGCGTGGGCTGGCTGACGTCCGCCCGGCGCGAACCGTCGCCGAACTTCGACGCGCGGCCGGCGGCGGAAAAGCCGACGCTGCTGGTGGTGCACGCGATCAGCCTGCCGCCGGGCGAGTTCGGCAGCGACGACATCCTCGATCTTTTCGCCAACCGCCTCGACGCGTCGCGTCATCCCTACTTCGCCGGTATCCGCGATCTGCGCGTCTCGGCACATTTCCTGATCCGCCGCGACGGCGAACTGATCCAGTTCGTTTCCTGCGACGACCGAGCCTGGCATGCGGGCGTCTCCTGCTGGCGCGGCCGCGAGCGTTGCAACGACTTCTCCATCGGCGTCGAACTGGAAGGCTGCGACGAGCTGCCGTTCGAGTCGGCGCAGTACGAGCGCCTGTGCGAGCTCGTCGCGATCCTCGGCCGCGCCTATCCGCTGCGGGACATCGCCGGGCACAGCGAGATCGCGCCCGGCCGCAAGACCGACCCGGGGCCGTGTTTCGATTGGTCCCGCCTGTCCGCGCTGCCGCTTTCCCGCGCACGCTGA
- a CDS encoding histone H1-like repetitive region-containing protein: MATSAKKPAAKPAAKKAAPKAAAKPAVKKAAAKPAVKKAAPKAAAKPAAKKAAAKPAVKKAAPKAAAKPAAKKAAAKPVAKKAAAKPAAKKAAAPKKAAAKPVAKKAAAPKKAAAKPVAKKAAAPKKAAAKPAAKKAAAPKKAAAKPAAKKAAAPKKAAAKPAAKKAAAPKKAAAKPAAKKAAAPKKAAAKPAAKKAAAPKKAAAKPAAKKAAAPKAAAKPAAKKAAAPKAAAKPAAKKAAAPKAAAKPAAPAAPAPAPAAAAAPAPAPTPSTAATPGLKTALNPTAAWPFPTGSRPK; the protein is encoded by the coding sequence ATGGCAACAAGCGCGAAGAAGCCCGCCGCGAAACCGGCGGCGAAGAAGGCGGCCCCGAAGGCTGCCGCCAAGCCCGCTGTGAAGAAGGCTGCCGCCAAGCCGGCAGTGAAGAAGGCGGCTCCGAAGGCCGCCGCCAAGCCCGCTGCGAAGAAGGCTGCCGCCAAGCCGGCAGTGAAGAAGGCCGCTCCGAAGGCTGCCGCCAAGCCCGCTGCGAAGAAGGCTGCCGCCAAGCCGGTCGCGAAGAAGGCTGCTGCGAAGCCGGCTGCGAAGAAGGCCGCTGCGCCGAAGAAGGCTGCTGCGAAGCCGGTCGCGAAGAAGGCCGCTGCGCCGAAGAAGGCCGCCGCCAAGCCGGTCGCGAAGAAGGCTGCAGCGCCGAAGAAGGCCGCTGCCAAGCCGGCTGCAAAGAAGGCTGCAGCGCCGAAGAAGGCTGCTGCGAAGCCGGCTGCGAAGAAGGCCGCTGCGCCGAAGAAGGCTGCTGCCAAGCCGGCTGCGAAGAAGGCCGCTGCGCCGAAGAAGGCTGCTGCGAAGCCGGCTGCGAAGAAGGCCGCTGCGCCGAAGAAGGCTGCTGCCAAGCCGGCTGCGAAGAAGGCCGCTGCGCCGAAGAAGGCTGCCGCCAAGCCGGCTGCGAAGAAGGCTGCTGCGCCGAAGGCTGCCGCCAAGCCGGCCGCGAAGAAGGCCGCTGCGCCGAAGGCTGCCGCCAAGCCGGCTGCGAAGAAGGCTGCTGCACCGAAGGCTGCCGCCAAGCCGGCGGCGCCTGCCGCGCCGGCGCCGGCACCTGCCGCCGCTGCTGCACCGGCCCCCGCGCCGACTCCGTCGACGGCTGCAACCCCGGGTCTGAAAACCGCGCTCAACCCGACCGCGGCCTGGCCGTTCCCGACCGGTTCGCGTCCGAAGTAA
- a CDS encoding pyridoxal phosphate-dependent aminotransferase: MQAASRVAEIAPFHVMELLTRAKALEAAGRDIIHMEVGEPDFPTPQPIVDAAQRAIAGGRMFYTPALGLPELREAISRFYAERYGVAVPASRIAVTAGASGALTLALACLVEPGSEWLLTDPGYPCNRHFVRAFEGVPVGIPVDAGSNFQPTVAHLDRFWNAATRGALFASPANPTGTMLDAAEIAALATAVRARGGQLIIDEIYHGLTYEGDAPTALAAGDDIFVVQSFSKYFQMTGWRLGWLVVPEAYVRDVEKLAQNLFISPSTPAQHAALAAFSPPTIAILEARRAEFKRRRDFLAPALERIGFRLPARPQGAFYIYADCSALSDDSERLAYRLLEEAGVAATPGLDFGSSAPARHLRFAYTTEVARLEEAVRRIERLTGG; encoded by the coding sequence ATGCAAGCAGCCTCACGCGTCGCCGAGATCGCCCCCTTCCACGTCATGGAACTGCTCACCCGCGCCAAGGCGCTGGAGGCCGCCGGACGCGACATCATCCACATGGAGGTCGGCGAGCCCGACTTCCCGACACCGCAGCCGATCGTCGACGCCGCCCAGCGCGCGATCGCCGGCGGCCGCATGTTCTACACGCCGGCGCTGGGACTGCCCGAACTGCGCGAGGCGATTTCGCGCTTCTACGCGGAACGTTACGGCGTCGCCGTGCCGGCCTCACGCATCGCCGTCACCGCCGGCGCCTCCGGCGCGCTGACGCTGGCGCTCGCCTGCCTGGTCGAACCCGGCAGCGAATGGCTGCTGACCGACCCCGGCTATCCGTGCAACCGCCACTTCGTGCGCGCCTTCGAAGGCGTCCCGGTCGGCATCCCGGTCGATGCCGGCAGCAACTTCCAGCCGACGGTCGCGCACCTCGACCGCTTCTGGAATGCCGCCACGCGCGGCGCGCTCTTCGCGTCGCCGGCCAACCCCACCGGAACGATGCTCGACGCCGCCGAGATCGCCGCACTCGCAACGGCGGTACGGGCCCGCGGCGGGCAACTGATCATCGACGAGATCTACCACGGCCTCACCTACGAGGGCGATGCCCCGACGGCGCTGGCGGCCGGCGACGACATCTTCGTCGTGCAGAGCTTCTCCAAGTATTTCCAGATGACCGGCTGGCGCCTCGGCTGGCTGGTCGTCCCCGAGGCCTACGTCCGCGACGTCGAGAAGCTCGCGCAGAACCTCTTCATCTCGCCGTCAACGCCAGCGCAACACGCCGCGCTGGCCGCCTTCTCGCCGCCGACGATCGCCATCCTCGAAGCGCGCCGCGCCGAATTCAAGCGCCGCCGCGACTTCCTCGCCCCGGCGCTGGAGCGCATCGGCTTCCGGCTGCCCGCGCGGCCGCAGGGCGCCTTCTACATCTACGCCGACTGCAGCGCGCTCAGCGACGACAGCGAACGCCTGGCCTACCGGCTGCTCGAAGAGGCCGGCGTCGCGGCGACGCCAGGACTGGATTTCGGCAGCAGCGCACCGGCGCGCCACCTGCGTTTCGCCTACACGACCGAGGTCGCCCGGCTCGAGGAAGCGGTACGGCGCATCGAGCGGCTGACCGGCGGCTAG